One window of Diabrotica undecimpunctata isolate CICGRU chromosome 8, icDiaUnde3, whole genome shotgun sequence genomic DNA carries:
- the LOC140448567 gene encoding uncharacterized protein, whose translation MHLSIVLVTVFAVRTRANLFQECAKLYNPGNYMGHLPSLKLPYLGDVPIPNNVPPIKPSAVAKTKAIKVVTTYVYKNPVCVKYSKKKGMCKKDNSVKHKGVYEQLVTKEYFVRDRKLNHFDKNRHRRYFDEQNNEYANENYDTRYKNPHFKKTEDDDYENYLNNLESSETVTLSKENRKTPELSSKNVYNMLIEDRLDQLETILPHYTRRRTYETSTITVTKVLTNQRTMATLMVKNCIPYGFDLCEVTTARKRRSKVARLTNNTNESYFFG comes from the exons ATGCATCTCTCGATTGTGTTGGTAACGGTATTCGCCGTTAGAACTCGCGCAAATTTATTTCAAGAGTGCGCCAAATTGTACAATCCCGGAAACTATATGGGACACTTGCCGTCTCTCAAATTACCCTATTTAGGGGATGTGCCGATTCCCAATAATGTACCCCCGATAAAACCATCTGCGGTTGCCAAAACGAAGGCAATAAAGGTGGTAACTACGTATGTTTACAAAAACCCGGTGTGCGTTAAATACTCTAAGAAAAAGGGAATGTGCAAGAAAGACAATTCTGTTAAACATAAAGGTGTATATGAACAATTGGTGACTAAGGAATATTTTGTGAGGGATCGTAAACTAAATCATTTTGACAAGAATCGGCATCGGAGGTATTTTGATGAACAGAATAATGAATATGCCAATGAGAATTATGATACCag ATACAAGAATCCCCACTTTAAAAAAACGGAAGACGATGATTACGAGAATTATCTCAACAATTTAGAAAGCAGCGAAACTGTTACGTTATCTAAGGAAAACAGGAAGACCCCTGAATTGTCATCAAAAAACGTATATAACATGCTGATAGAAGACAGATTAGACCAATTAGAAACCATTTTACCACATTACACGAGAAGGCGAACATACGAGACGTCAACAATTACGGTGACAAAAGTGCTGACCAATCAAAGGACTATGGCGACGTTGATGGTGAAAAATTGCATCCCTTACGGATTCGATTTGTGTGAGGTGACGACAGCGAGGAAAAGGCGGTCGAAAGTTGCTAGACTGACAAATAATACGAATGAGAGTTACTTTTTTGGTTAA